The DNA sequence GGCCCTGGAGTCAGTCGGGATCGACCGCGTTCTGACCATGGACCTCCACGCCGGGCAGATCCAGGGTTTCTTCGACATTCCGGTCGATCACATGACCGCCACGCCGATGCTGACCCAGTACTTCCTCGACCAGTACGAGGCCAAGGATCTGGTCGTGGTCTCGCCGGACGCCGGCCGGGCCAAGGCGGCCCGGAACTTCGCCCGCAAGATCGGCACCGAGTGGGCGATCATGGAGAAGGAGCGCCCGGAGCAGCAGGTGGCCGAGATCGGCTACGTGGTCGGCGACGTGAGAGACAAGATCGCGGTGATCTCGGACGACATGATCGACACCGCGGGCACTCTCTGCGCCGCTGCCCGCACCGTGCTGGACGAGGGTGCCAAGAGCGTGATCGCCTGCGCCACCCACGGGGTCTTCTCCGGTCCCGCCTACGAACGTCTCGCCTACGAGAACTCGGGGCTGGAGAGGATCGTGGTCACCGACACCATTCCTCTCCGTGACGGGGCCCCTGACAACATCTCGGTCCTGACCACGGCCGGTACCCTGGCCGACTCGATCCGCCGCATCTTCACCGACGACTCGGTCTCCGAGATCTTCGCCGGCGAGAACCAGCTGTTCTGATTCAGCACCGCAACTCAAGAGTTGCCGGTAGCAGCGCTGTTTTCGATGTTGGCGGTCAGCCCTGGTGGACGGTTACCTTGAGAGTCGATGATCGAGTCGAACCAGGACGGGAGAATCGGCGGCGACCCGAGTTTGACTCCTCTGCCTACTCTCGGCGTGATGAGACGACATGGCTGACAACCTGACCCCTGGTCGGCGAAGCGATCTGATGCGGCGAGTTCGCACGCGTGACACGGCTCCGGAGGTCGAGCTCCGCAAGGCTCTATGGGCGAGAGGCGTCCGCGGTTGGCGGCTTCATCCAACGGGTATTCCCGGCAAGCCCGATGTCGTCTGGATCGGACGTCGGATAGCCGTGTTCGTCGATGGAGCCTTCTGGCACGGTCATCCCGACTACTACCACGGACAGTCCGGGGAGTTCTGGGATCGGAAGATCGCACGCAACAAGGAGCGGGACCTCAATGTTAATGCGGAGCTGACGGATCTTGGCTGGACCGTCTTCCGGGTTTGGGATTTCGAGATCGAGCGGGACGCCGGGGCATGTGCCGATCGAGTGGCAAGGTTGCTTGACGCGGCCAGATAGCAGTACGAACATGCGTTCGCCCTCTCTCCGTCCGACCGGTGATCTAGCCTCCTCGGATATGGCGCCCTTCTCTTTGGTCGATCTCTTTGCCGGATGTGGCGGCATGACACTTGGTTTTGAGCAGGCCGGGGATTTCGATAGTCGGTTCGCCGTGGAGTGGGATGAGGACGCGGCCGAAACGTTTCGAAGGAACTTTGGCGATCACGTTTTCGTAGGACCGATTGAGAATGTCGTCGAGTTTCCTTCGGCAGACGTGGTCGTTGGCGGCCCGCCGTGCCAAGGGTTTTCACCGTTGAATATGAAGGGCGTCGGCCTTGAACGAAGGTCGCTCTGGACCGAGTACCTGCGGGCGTTGGAGCAAGCCGGCCCTCAAGCCTTTGTCATGGAGAACGTTCCCGAGCTGCTCCGTTCGGCCGAATACGCCGCCTTCCGCGAGGCAGCGGGCCAACTCGGATTCGGGGTTGAGGGACGGATCCTGAATGCGGCTGATTTCGGAGTTCCGCAGCGCCGCCGTAGGGCGATCGTGATCGGCACACGTGAGCCCGGTTTTGAATGGCCCGATCCAACTCACTTTCGACCCAACGGAATTTCCCTTTCGGGACGCCCTTGGCGAACCTTTGCCGAGGCGGTCGACGGACTCCCGCTGGAGCCAACCGGTGAGAACTGGCACAACCCTCGCAACCCTCGCCCCATGAGCGTTGAGCGGTACCGGACGATCCCCAACGAGGGTGAGGGCCGCTTTGATCTGGCCAGACGCCGACCGGACATCACACCCGCGTGCTGGTTGCGAAAGAAGACCGGTTCCACCGATGTCTTCGGTCGACTCTGGTGGGACAGGCCGGCCTTCACTATCCGGACCGAGTTCTACAAGCCCGAGAAGGGGAGATATCTTCACCCGAGCGAGCATCGCCCGATCACGGTCAGGGAAGCGGCTCGCTGCATGACCTTCCCCGATGAGTTCGAATTCCCGCTCGAGCAGTCGATGACTTCGGTGGCAAAACAGATAGGAAATGCGGTTCCACCGACTCTGGCGACCAGCATCGCCAGGTCCGTGGCGGATCATCTCCGCATGACCGGTACCGATTCGGCCGACGCGGAGATCGAGCCCGCGCTCAGCGCGGCCTAGTCTGTCTCCTTCTTGCCCGCTTCGTTTTCTGCATTTTCTCCGTCTCCCGAACATGATCCGAGTGACAGAGGGTGATCAAGTTGTCGGGCTCGTTGCGATCCGCAGTTGGCAGCTCACCGATTTCATCGGCGATTGCGACCTTGTGGTGAAGCTCCAGGTAGAACCGTCGATCCCCGGCCGCTTCGGCTGAGTCCCGGTCCCGGCCGCAGGTTTGGCAGGTGTAGTTGTCCCGCTCGAACACCTTCTGGCGCAGGGCGTCGGGGTAGAGGCGCTGAGAAAGGTCACGGCGGTCTGCCGGATCATTGGAAACCAGCCGGTACTCGGAGGGTCTCAGGGACGGATCGTCGATGTGGGTCTCGATCGGCCAGCCGTGTTCGTCACGAAGCTCTCTTAGCCGGCGGCTGCCCTCCTTG is a window from the Solirubrobacterales bacterium genome containing:
- a CDS encoding ribose-phosphate pyrophosphokinase, with product MTIGQSAVAASSTIPHDYSKRAMVFGGRSSQELAAKIAAKLGLSVGEATLKTFSDGEIYGRYEESIRGADVFLVQSTCANVETGMTPNDALMELMIMADAAQGASAHRIIAVMPWFGYARQDKKSAPREPITARVVARALESVGIDRVLTMDLHAGQIQGFFDIPVDHMTATPMLTQYFLDQYEAKDLVVVSPDAGRAKAARNFARKIGTEWAIMEKERPEQQVAEIGYVVGDVRDKIAVISDDMIDTAGTLCAAARTVLDEGAKSVIACATHGVFSGPAYERLAYENSGLERIVVTDTIPLRDGAPDNISVLTTAGTLADSIRRIFTDDSVSEIFAGENQLF
- a CDS encoding very short patch repair endonuclease; the encoded protein is MADNLTPGRRSDLMRRVRTRDTAPEVELRKALWARGVRGWRLHPTGIPGKPDVVWIGRRIAVFVDGAFWHGHPDYYHGQSGEFWDRKIARNKERDLNVNAELTDLGWTVFRVWDFEIERDAGACADRVARLLDAAR
- a CDS encoding DNA cytosine methyltransferase, translating into MTRPDSSTNMRSPSLRPTGDLASSDMAPFSLVDLFAGCGGMTLGFEQAGDFDSRFAVEWDEDAAETFRRNFGDHVFVGPIENVVEFPSADVVVGGPPCQGFSPLNMKGVGLERRSLWTEYLRALEQAGPQAFVMENVPELLRSAEYAAFREAAGQLGFGVEGRILNAADFGVPQRRRRAIVIGTREPGFEWPDPTHFRPNGISLSGRPWRTFAEAVDGLPLEPTGENWHNPRNPRPMSVERYRTIPNEGEGRFDLARRRPDITPACWLRKKTGSTDVFGRLWWDRPAFTIRTEFYKPEKGRYLHPSEHRPITVREAARCMTFPDEFEFPLEQSMTSVAKQIGNAVPPTLATSIARSVADHLRMTGTDSADAEIEPALSAA
- a CDS encoding HNH endonuclease, which encodes KEGSRRLRELRDEHGWPIETHIDDPSLRPSEYRLVSNDPADRRDLSQRLYPDALRQKVFERDNYTCQTCGRDRDSAEAAGDRRFYLELHHKVAIADEIGELPTADRNEPDNLITLCHSDHVRETEKMQKTKRARRRQTRPR